The Lewinellaceae bacterium genome includes a region encoding these proteins:
- a CDS encoding universal stress protein has product MKKILFPTDFSLPSANAFKYACALAKTVNAKVDVITVFHLPASDVADLPPDYYPRLIEEQEDVLNEKMLDFTKEADKGLVAKIDVVYGMFVPQEITCYARHQHHDLIIMGTKGAHNIMEKLMGSITTHTMLQSPCPVLAVPAEAVFEPVTKIAYATDFSLNDSHSVRKLIEMAKELKAETLFVHVETNADLGKMGDTIEIEDYPFEYSDFSVVNNPSILDGLELYIEEKEINWLSLFVPRRRLWERLFHTSFSRKMTFHTKKPVLVFHE; this is encoded by the coding sequence ATGAAAAAGATATTATTCCCTACTGATTTTTCATTGCCTTCAGCCAATGCATTTAAATATGCCTGCGCATTAGCCAAAACGGTGAATGCGAAGGTTGATGTTATTACTGTTTTTCACCTGCCGGCTTCTGATGTGGCCGATCTCCCCCCTGATTATTATCCGCGCCTTATCGAAGAGCAGGAAGATGTCCTGAACGAAAAAATGCTGGATTTTACCAAAGAGGCGGACAAAGGACTGGTCGCTAAAATAGATGTGGTTTATGGAATGTTCGTACCCCAGGAAATTACGTGTTATGCCAGGCACCAGCATCATGATCTCATTATCATGGGAACCAAAGGGGCTCACAATATCATGGAAAAACTCATGGGTAGTATTACCACCCATACCATGTTGCAATCCCCTTGTCCGGTATTGGCGGTTCCTGCAGAGGCCGTTTTTGAACCTGTGACGAAGATTGCCTATGCTACAGACTTCAGTCTCAATGATTCCCATTCAGTCAGGAAATTGATTGAAATGGCCAAAGAACTTAAGGCAGAAACCTTGTTCGTACATGTCGAGACCAATGCCGACCTGGGCAAAATGGGGGATACCATTGAAATTGAAGATTACCCCTTTGAATACTCCGACTTTTCAGTGGTCAACAATCCTTCTATTTTGGATGGACTTGAACTTTACATAGAGGAAAAAGAGATCAATTGGCTATCCTTATTCGTGCCTCGCCGGCGGCTTTGGGAAAGACTCTTCCACACCAGTTTTTCCAGGAAGATGACCTTCCATACCAAAAAGCCGGTGTTGGTTTTTCATGAATGA
- a CDS encoding universal stress protein encodes MKTEEKVRSKKHTPFQIGGVLVAFELGKTDASNLNYLKFLTKTFKVREVAILHVIPKITLFDKSFEYDADPDVLGDYKLNEEVIEEMRAKIMGKFAEQSEMDIVFDVKEGEPLEQLLQETAILEPDLILLGQNTDTNSHGILPKNLVRKVSCNAWVVPDEAEPKITKILVPIDFSPFSVMALRKAVAMAAELGKQTEVIALNVYDMPNFSTYKISRTPEQFHAMLHANRVEGATNFINSNVKDDRAEVKIELIPRMGPGTGHYIMDFAKNNDVDLIVMGAKGHSKVELLLLGSVTEKILSINENIPVLVVK; translated from the coding sequence ATGAAAACCGAGGAAAAAGTTCGATCAAAAAAACATACCCCTTTCCAAATCGGCGGCGTTCTGGTGGCTTTTGAACTGGGCAAAACCGATGCTTCCAACCTGAATTATCTCAAATTTTTAACCAAAACATTTAAGGTCAGGGAAGTGGCTATTTTGCACGTAATTCCTAAAATTACCCTTTTTGATAAATCGTTTGAGTATGATGCCGATCCCGATGTTTTAGGGGATTATAAGCTCAATGAAGAGGTCATTGAGGAGATGAGGGCCAAGATTATGGGTAAATTTGCCGAACAGTCGGAAATGGATATCGTTTTTGATGTTAAGGAAGGGGAGCCGTTGGAACAATTGCTTCAGGAAACAGCCATTCTCGAGCCGGATTTGATTCTTCTCGGGCAAAATACCGATACCAATTCTCACGGCATACTCCCCAAAAACCTCGTAAGAAAAGTGTCTTGTAATGCCTGGGTGGTACCCGATGAAGCGGAGCCAAAGATCACCAAAATACTGGTGCCTATAGATTTTTCACCTTTCTCCGTCATGGCACTCAGAAAGGCGGTTGCCATGGCCGCCGAACTGGGCAAACAAACAGAAGTCATCGCCCTGAATGTGTACGATATGCCCAATTTTAGTACCTATAAAATCAGCAGAACCCCCGAGCAGTTCCACGCCATGTTGCATGCCAACAGGGTGGAAGGAGCTACGAATTTCATAAACTCGAACGTCAAGGATGATCGGGCAGAGGTTAAAATTGAACTGATCCCGAGGATGGGGCCCGGAACAGGACACTACATAATGGATTTTGCTAAAAATAACGATGTGGATCTTATCGTGATGGGCGCAAAAGGGCACTCAAAAGTGGAGTTGCTCCTGCTCGGTAGTGTTACCGAAAAGATCTTATCAATCAATGAAAATATTCCTGTATTGGTTGTTAAATAA